In Choloepus didactylus isolate mChoDid1 chromosome 6, mChoDid1.pri, whole genome shotgun sequence, one DNA window encodes the following:
- the LOC119537682 gene encoding olfactory receptor 145-like, with protein MATGNGSFVSEFILVGLTDHPDLQLPLLFLFVAVYTVTVLGNLGLLTLIGLNSHLHTPMYFFLFNLSFTDLCYSSVITPKMLINFISRKNIISYISCMVQLYFFCFFGISECYVLTSMAYDRYVAICNPLLYNIAMSPKVCVNLILGSYLMAFSVAVAHTGNMLRVTFCDANTINHFFCDILPMLQLSCMSTFVNELVVFIVVSINIIVTCLTIFISYGFILCSILHMNSTEGRSKAFSTCSSHIMAVSLSFGSLSFMYLQPSSASSVNGGKISSVFYTIVVPMMNPLIYSLRNKDVKLAMRKTLTSRIF; from the coding sequence ATGGCTACTGGAAATggttcttttgtgtctgaattcattctggtGGGATTAACAGATCATCCAGATCTCCAACTCCCCCTGCTTTTCCTGTTTGTAGCAGTGTATACGGTCACTGTGTTGGGTAACTTGGGCTTGCTAACTTTAATTGGGCTGAATTCCcaccttcacacccccatgtactttttcctctttaacttgTCTTTCACAGACCTCTGTTACTCATCTGTTATTACTCCCAAAATGCTCATCAACTTCATATCAAGGAAGAATATTATCTCCTATATTTCATGCATGGTCCAGCtctactttttctgtttttttggtatTTCTGAGTGCTACGTGTTGACATCAATGGCCTAtgatcgctatgtggccatctgtaacccACTCTTGTATAACATTGCCATGTCCCCTAAAGTGTGTGTCAACCTTATTCTTGGTTCATACTTGATGGCATTTTCTGTTGCTGTGGCCCACACCGGAAACATGTTGAGAGTGACCTTCTGTGATGCCAACACCATCAACCATTTTTTTTGTGACATCCTCCCTATGCTCCAGCTCTCCTGCATGAGCACCTTTGTCAATGAGCTGGTGGTCTTCATTGTAGTGAGCATCAACATCATTGTGACCTGTCTCACCATCTTTATCTCTTATGGTTTCATTCTCTGCAGCATCCTCCACATGAATTCCACTGAGGGCAGGTCCAAAGCCTTCAGCACCTGCAGTTCCCACATAATGGCTGTTTCTCTGTCCTTTGGATCACTGTCATTTATGTATCTCCAGCCATCTTCAGCCAGTTCTGTGAATGGGGGAAAAATCTCTTCTGTGTTTTACACCATTGTTGTTCCCATGATGAACCCCTTAATCTACAGCTTGAGGAATAAAGATGTAAAACTTGCCATGAGAAAAACTCTGACAAGTAGAATATTTTGA